A window of Costertonia aggregata contains these coding sequences:
- the secA gene encoding preprotein translocase subunit SecA yields the protein MSFINSVLKAFVGDKSKKDVKQLQPLVDKIKSFEKEFEALNHDQLRAKTLEFKEKIKADSKSITDEIVKLQEEVNASTDIDKNEDIYAEIDKLKDEAYEATQKTLDEILPQAFAIVKETAKRFANNETLTVKASEYDRLLSGSKDYVSLDGDNAVWKNSWDAAGKEVTWDMVHYDVQLIGGIALHQGKIAEMQTGEGKTLVATLPMYLNALTGNGAHLVTVNDYLAKRDSAWMAPIFEFHGLSVDCIDKHTPNSEGRRAAYNADITYGTNNEFGFDYLRDNMAHTPKDLVQRPHHYAIVDEVDSVLIDDARTPLIISGPVPEGDRHEFNELKPKVSDIVQKQRQHLTGVLAEAKKLIAEGDTKEGGFLLLRVYRGLPKNKALIKFLSEEGVKQLLQKTENFYMQDNNREMPKVDEDLLFVIDEKNNQIELTDKGVDYISGDVDKEFFVMPDIGGEIAKIENQNYEIEKEAELKEQLFKDFTVKSERIHTMSQLLKAYTLFEKDVEYVVMDNKVMIVDEQTGRIMDGRRYSDGLHQAIEAKENVKIEALTQTFATVTLQNYFRMYRKLAGMTGTAVTEAGEFWEIYKLDVMEIPTNRPIARDDRHDLIYKTKREKYNAIIDEVTKLSQSGRPVLIGTTSVEISELLSKLLSVRKVPHNVLNAKLHKKEADVVAEAGKGGIVTIATNMAGRGTDIKLSNEVKEAGGLAIVGTERHDSRRVDRQLRGRSGRQGDPGSSQFYVSLEDNLMRLFGSDRVAKMMDRMGLEEGEVIQHSMMTKSIERAQKKVEENNFGIRKRLLEYDDVMNAQREVVYKRRRHALQGERLKVDIANMIYDTVEVIAETNKGANDYKNFEFELIKYFSITSPVSEEEFGKLSIQEISNKVYKTAYEFYQKKMENSAATAFPVIKKVYEENNNFERIVVPFTDGIKELKVVTNLEDAYESDGKQLVTDFEKNISLAIIDDSWKTHLRKMDELKQSVQLAVHEQKDPLLIYKFEAFELFKQMIDKVNKEIVSFLFKGELPSSNTNEIQEARNVRRPKQNLKTTKEEIPNSDELAARNRAVGQNQGQRPQVTETIVREKPKIGRNDRVTIKNVMSGESKTVKFKQAEPLIDKGEWVLIED from the coding sequence ATGAGTTTTATAAATTCTGTTCTTAAAGCGTTCGTTGGTGACAAATCCAAAAAAGACGTAAAACAGCTCCAACCACTTGTAGATAAAATAAAGTCGTTCGAAAAAGAGTTTGAGGCCTTGAATCACGATCAACTACGAGCCAAGACATTGGAGTTCAAGGAAAAAATTAAAGCAGATTCCAAAAGCATTACCGATGAGATCGTAAAATTACAAGAAGAAGTAAACGCATCTACCGATATTGATAAGAACGAGGATATTTATGCTGAAATAGACAAATTAAAAGATGAGGCTTACGAGGCTACACAAAAAACCTTGGACGAAATTTTACCGCAGGCCTTTGCCATAGTAAAGGAAACCGCCAAACGTTTTGCCAATAACGAAACGTTGACAGTAAAAGCTTCGGAATATGATAGGTTGCTTTCTGGCTCCAAGGACTATGTTTCGTTAGATGGGGACAACGCCGTATGGAAAAACTCTTGGGATGCAGCAGGTAAAGAAGTAACCTGGGACATGGTGCATTACGATGTGCAGTTGATAGGCGGTATTGCATTACACCAAGGAAAAATTGCAGAGATGCAGACCGGGGAAGGTAAAACCTTGGTCGCTACTTTGCCAATGTACCTCAACGCACTTACCGGAAACGGCGCCCATTTGGTAACGGTGAACGATTATCTTGCAAAAAGAGACAGTGCCTGGATGGCCCCTATATTTGAATTTCATGGCCTTTCGGTAGATTGTATCGACAAACATACGCCTAACTCCGAGGGGAGACGTGCCGCTTATAATGCGGACATTACCTATGGTACCAATAATGAATTTGGCTTTGATTATTTAAGGGACAATATGGCGCATACCCCAAAAGACCTGGTACAACGCCCACACCACTATGCCATTGTAGATGAGGTAGATTCTGTTTTAATAGATGATGCCAGAACCCCTTTGATTATTTCAGGGCCCGTTCCCGAAGGCGATAGGCATGAGTTCAACGAATTGAAACCCAAAGTATCCGACATAGTCCAAAAGCAGCGCCAACACTTAACAGGTGTATTGGCCGAGGCAAAAAAACTGATAGCAGAAGGCGATACCAAAGAAGGAGGTTTTCTCTTATTGCGTGTATACCGTGGACTACCAAAAAACAAGGCACTCATCAAATTTTTGAGTGAGGAAGGTGTAAAGCAGTTGTTACAAAAGACCGAAAACTTTTACATGCAGGACAACAATCGGGAAATGCCAAAAGTCGATGAGGATTTGTTGTTCGTGATCGATGAAAAAAACAATCAGATTGAATTGACCGATAAAGGAGTCGATTACATTTCCGGTGACGTTGATAAAGAATTTTTTGTGATGCCCGATATTGGTGGGGAAATCGCCAAAATCGAAAATCAAAATTATGAGATAGAAAAAGAAGCAGAACTCAAAGAACAGCTTTTTAAAGATTTTACCGTAAAGAGTGAGCGTATCCACACCATGAGCCAACTGCTAAAGGCGTACACACTTTTTGAAAAGGACGTGGAATACGTGGTGATGGACAACAAGGTAATGATTGTAGACGAGCAGACCGGTCGTATTATGGATGGTCGCCGGTATTCCGACGGGTTGCACCAAGCTATCGAGGCCAAGGAAAACGTGAAGATTGAAGCCTTAACACAGACCTTTGCGACCGTTACACTGCAGAACTATTTTAGAATGTACCGTAAACTGGCGGGGATGACCGGAACCGCGGTTACAGAAGCTGGGGAGTTCTGGGAAATCTATAAATTGGATGTGATGGAAATTCCCACGAACCGGCCCATCGCACGTGATGATAGGCATGATTTGATATACAAGACAAAACGGGAAAAATACAATGCCATAATCGATGAAGTGACCAAACTTTCGCAATCGGGCAGACCAGTACTGATCGGTACAACATCGGTAGAAATATCAGAACTACTTTCCAAGCTTTTGAGCGTACGCAAAGTACCCCATAACGTATTGAATGCTAAACTTCACAAAAAAGAAGCCGATGTGGTCGCAGAAGCCGGTAAAGGTGGCATTGTGACCATAGCCACGAACATGGCAGGTCGTGGTACCGATATAAAACTGTCCAACGAAGTCAAAGAAGCCGGTGGTTTGGCCATCGTGGGTACCGAAAGGCATGACTCTAGAAGGGTCGATAGGCAATTACGGGGCCGTTCGGGCCGCCAAGGTGATCCGGGAAGCTCCCAATTTTATGTTTCCTTGGAAGATAATCTAATGCGTTTGTTCGGTTCGGATAGGGTGGCCAAGATGATGGATAGGATGGGCTTGGAAGAAGGTGAGGTCATACAGCATTCAATGATGACCAAATCCATAGAACGGGCACAGAAGAAAGTCGAGGAGAATAATTTTGGCATTCGTAAACGTTTATTGGAATACGACGATGTTATGAACGCCCAACGTGAGGTGGTCTATAAACGAAGAAGGCACGCTCTGCAAGGCGAGCGCCTTAAAGTGGATATCGCCAATATGATCTATGATACGGTCGAAGTCATTGCCGAAACCAATAAAGGGGCCAACGATTACAAAAACTTTGAGTTTGAATTGATCAAGTATTTTTCAATCACTTCCCCGGTTTCCGAAGAAGAGTTTGGAAAATTGAGCATTCAGGAAATTTCGAACAAAGTCTACAAAACGGCATATGAATTCTATCAAAAAAAGATGGAAAACAGTGCGGCAACTGCATTTCCCGTCATTAAAAAAGTATATGAGGAGAACAACAATTTTGAACGCATTGTTGTTCCGTTTACCGATGGTATCAAAGAGTTGAAAGTGGTTACCAATCTTGAGGATGCCTATGAAAGTGATGGTAAACAGTTGGTGACCGATTTTGAAAAAAACATCTCCCTGGCCATCATAGACGATTCCTGGAAAACGCATTTGCGTAAAATGGATGAATTAAAACAATCGGTCCAACTAGCGGTCCACGAGCAAAAAGACCCTTTGCTTATCTATAAATTCGAAGCTTTTGAACTTTTTAAGCAGATGATCGATAAAGTGAACAAAGAAATTGTTTCCTTTTTGTTCAAAGGGGAACTCCCCTCCTCCAATACCAATGAAATACAAGAGGCACGTAACGTTCGCAGACCTAAGCAAAATCTCAAAACAACAAAGGAAGAAATTCCGAATAGTGACGAGTTAGCGGCCCGGAACCGTGCTGTAGGGCAAAATCAAGGGCAACGCCCACAAGTAACCGAAACCATTGTGCGGGAAAAACCTAAAATTGGCCGTAACGATAGGGTTACGATTAAAAATGTAATGTCCGGTGAGAGCAAAACCGTGAAATTTAAGCAAGCCGAACCTCTTATTGACAAAGGGGAATGGGTCTTGATAGAAGACTAA
- a CDS encoding DUF2795 domain-containing protein — MYWTLELASYLSDAPWPASKDELIDYAIRTGAPLEVVENLQSMEEEGGEIYESIEEIWPDYPTEEDYLWNEDEY; from the coding sequence ATGTACTGGACATTAGAATTAGCATCTTATTTGAGCGATGCACCTTGGCCCGCCTCTAAAGACGAATTAATCGATTACGCCATTAGAACAGGTGCGCCTTTGGAGGTAGTTGAAAATCTCCAATCAATGGAAGAGGAAGGTGGCGAAATATACGAGTCCATAGAGGAGATTTGGCCAGACTATCCAACAGAAGAAGATTACCTCTGGAACGAGGATGAATATTAA
- a CDS encoding cob(I)yrinic acid a,c-diamide adenosyltransferase, giving the protein MKIYTKTGDKGTTALFGGTRVSKGHMRIDSYGTVDELNSWLGLIRDQKIDANSKSILIKIQDKLFTVGAILATDPEKMILKNGKERLNIPKISEGDIVLLENEIDKMNDVLPPMTHFILPGGHTTVSYCHIARTVCRRAERLASLLYENEPFDERVLSYLNRLSDYLFVLARKLSKDVEADEIKWIPGKKD; this is encoded by the coding sequence ATGAAAATATATACCAAAACAGGAGATAAGGGAACTACGGCGCTTTTTGGGGGAACACGTGTCTCAAAAGGCCATATGCGAATTGATAGTTATGGTACCGTTGATGAATTAAATTCGTGGTTGGGCCTTATACGCGACCAAAAAATAGATGCAAACTCAAAAAGTATCTTGATTAAGATTCAGGATAAACTGTTTACCGTTGGGGCCATTTTGGCGACCGACCCGGAAAAAATGATACTCAAAAACGGGAAAGAGCGTCTTAACATTCCCAAAATATCAGAGGGCGATATTGTTCTTTTGGAAAATGAAATAGATAAAATGAACGATGTCCTACCGCCTATGACCCATTTTATACTCCCAGGCGGCCATACTACTGTGTCATACTGTCATATTGCGCGTACGGTTTGCAGAAGGGCAGAACGTTTGGCTTCGCTCCTATATGAAAACGAACCCTTTGACGAAAGGGTCCTGTCGTATCTCAACAGACTTTCCGACTATCTTTTTGTATTGGCACGAAAATTGTCAAAGGATGTAGAAGCAGACGAAATAAAATGGATTCCCGGTAAAAAGGACTAA
- a CDS encoding ABC-F family ATP-binding cassette domain-containing protein — protein sequence MNLLTVENIAKSYGELVLFSDISFGINKDQKVALIAKNGTGKTSILNILSGKDTPDSGQVNYRKGTRISFLAQEPDLNPNLTIEETIFASDNDILKVINAYEKALENPEDEKAYQTAFEAMERNNAWDFETLYKQILFKLKLEDLQVKVGLLSGGQKKRLALANALINKPDLLVLDEPTNHLDLEMIEWLETYFAKENMTLFMVTHDRYFLERVCNEIIELDNGQLYPYKGNYSYYLEKKEARQEREAVEQHKSKLLFKKELDWMRRQPKARTTKSKSRIDDFHTIKEKATQRRKEHQVQLELNMERLGSKILELHKISKSYPNKPILDKFDYNFLKGERVGIIGKNGAGKSTFLNILSGKDQPDSGKVVVGDTIKFGYYTQKGIEIKEGQKVIDVIRDFGDFIPLKKGRQISAQQLLERFLFDRKKQYDYVEKLSGGERKRLYLCTVLIQNPNFLILDEPTNDLDIVTLNVLENFLLDFPGCLMVVSHDRYFMDKIIDHLFVFKGNAVIEDFPGNYSDFRAYEDSQELQSREGKKNVPSENKPQKNTWKQENNPKLTYEEQKEYKKLEKDIQKLEDKKVELQHKFTDSTLSGEQIETLSKELGEVNEALETKTERWFDLSAILES from the coding sequence ATGAATCTTTTAACGGTTGAGAACATTGCCAAGTCATATGGTGAACTTGTACTTTTTTCAGATATCTCCTTTGGTATCAACAAAGACCAAAAAGTAGCCTTAATTGCCAAAAACGGTACGGGAAAGACATCTATACTGAATATTCTTTCGGGCAAGGACACTCCGGATTCAGGTCAAGTCAACTATCGCAAAGGCACACGCATTTCTTTTTTGGCGCAAGAACCCGATTTAAACCCGAACCTCACCATAGAGGAAACCATTTTTGCATCGGACAATGACATACTCAAGGTAATCAATGCCTATGAAAAAGCCTTGGAAAATCCAGAAGACGAAAAGGCATATCAAACGGCATTTGAGGCAATGGAACGCAACAATGCGTGGGATTTTGAAACCCTGTACAAACAAATTCTATTTAAATTAAAACTAGAAGATCTTCAGGTTAAGGTGGGTTTGCTCTCCGGTGGACAGAAAAAACGGTTGGCCTTGGCCAATGCCCTTATAAACAAGCCCGACCTATTGGTCTTGGACGAACCAACGAACCATTTGGATTTGGAGATGATAGAATGGCTCGAAACCTATTTCGCCAAAGAAAACATGACACTTTTCATGGTCACCCATGACCGCTATTTTTTGGAAAGGGTATGCAATGAGATCATTGAACTGGATAATGGGCAATTATACCCTTATAAAGGAAACTACTCTTATTATTTAGAAAAAAAAGAGGCACGCCAAGAGCGTGAAGCCGTAGAGCAGCACAAGTCAAAGTTACTCTTTAAAAAAGAACTGGATTGGATGCGTAGACAACCCAAGGCACGCACCACTAAATCAAAATCCCGTATAGATGATTTTCATACCATAAAAGAAAAAGCAACTCAGCGCAGAAAGGAGCATCAAGTTCAATTGGAATTGAATATGGAGCGCTTGGGCAGCAAAATTCTGGAACTGCATAAAATTTCCAAATCTTACCCCAACAAACCTATCTTGGACAAATTTGATTATAATTTTCTCAAAGGGGAACGTGTAGGCATCATAGGAAAAAACGGTGCGGGAAAATCTACATTTTTGAACATCCTTTCCGGTAAGGACCAACCGGATAGTGGTAAAGTAGTGGTCGGGGATACCATCAAATTTGGATATTATACGCAAAAAGGCATCGAAATCAAGGAGGGGCAAAAAGTAATTGATGTCATACGGGATTTCGGGGATTTTATCCCTTTGAAAAAAGGAAGGCAAATTTCGGCGCAACAACTGCTGGAGCGGTTTCTCTTCGATAGGAAAAAGCAATATGATTATGTAGAAAAATTAAGTGGTGGCGAACGCAAGCGGTTGTACCTATGTACCGTTCTTATTCAGAATCCCAATTTTTTGATTTTGGACGAACCTACCAATGATCTGGATATTGTGACCCTTAATGTCCTGGAGAATTTTCTTTTGGATTTTCCGGGCTGTCTTATGGTCGTATCGCACGATCGCTATTTTATGGACAAAATCATAGACCACCTGTTCGTTTTTAAGGGTAATGCCGTAATCGAGGATTTCCCCGGAAACTATTCTGATTTTAGGGCATACGAGGACAGTCAGGAGCTGCAAAGCAGGGAAGGGAAAAAAAATGTGCCCTCCGAAAACAAACCCCAAAAAAACACTTGGAAACAGGAAAACAATCCAAAACTTACCTATGAGGAACAAAAAGAATACAAAAAACTGGAAAAGGACATTCAAAAGTTAGAAGATAAAAAAGTTGAACTACAACATAAATTTACGGATAGCACTCTATCCGGTGAGCAAATAGAAACCCTTTCAAAAGAATTGGGAGAGGTAAATGAAGCATTGGAAACAAAAACCGAACGCTGGTTTGACCTTTCGGCAATATTGGAAAGTTGA
- a CDS encoding lipoprotein N-acyltransferase Lnb domain-containing protein produces MFIKKLLFCILLSCSFLGFAENPVWSPSSQISVLTCGAGDELYAAFGHTAIRVQDPVHDIDYVYNYGTFNFNQPGFYVNFVLGKPYFTLSRAPFPNFLYEYEYEKRWVKEQLLDLRPSEKIELLNFLSTNYRPENRGYLYDYLYNNCSTKIPEILKKVLGKNLVFKESHLKETYTFRELIHQNLNTNSWSSFGIDLALGSVIDQKATPNEHMFLPLYVMKQLNNTKLKGKPLVKRERTILNFADRIIPTYFLASPLFWLVILLLFVIIISYIDIKNNVRSHWLDFALFFVTGIIGLLLCFLWFLTDHSATAGNFNILWAFPLNGIAAFYLLRKKTLPSWMPKYILALLGLLILTLLFWMVGIQVFSPLILPILIALGIRYFLIYKKTRTALKTNKA; encoded by the coding sequence ATGTTTATAAAAAAATTGCTTTTTTGCATCTTATTATCCTGCTCTTTTTTGGGGTTTGCCGAAAATCCGGTATGGTCCCCAAGCTCACAAATAAGTGTTTTAACCTGTGGTGCGGGAGATGAATTATATGCTGCCTTTGGCCATACGGCCATACGTGTTCAAGACCCGGTTCATGACATTGATTACGTTTACAATTACGGTACATTCAACTTCAACCAACCCGGATTTTATGTAAACTTTGTTCTCGGAAAGCCGTATTTCACACTTTCTCGCGCACCATTCCCAAATTTTCTGTACGAGTATGAATATGAAAAACGCTGGGTAAAAGAACAGTTGTTGGATTTACGACCAAGCGAAAAAATAGAACTGCTCAACTTTTTGTCAACCAATTACCGACCAGAAAATAGAGGCTATCTGTACGATTATCTATATAACAACTGTTCCACAAAAATACCGGAAATCCTTAAAAAAGTTTTAGGTAAAAATTTGGTTTTTAAAGAAAGCCACTTAAAGGAAACATATACGTTTCGGGAACTTATACATCAAAACCTTAACACGAATTCTTGGTCTAGCTTTGGTATTGATCTGGCTTTGGGTTCGGTCATAGACCAAAAGGCAACGCCCAATGAACATATGTTCCTTCCACTTTATGTGATGAAACAATTAAACAATACGAAACTGAAAGGCAAACCCCTGGTAAAAAGGGAACGCACGATCTTGAATTTTGCCGACAGGATCATCCCTACCTATTTTTTGGCTTCTCCTTTATTCTGGTTAGTAATACTTTTACTTTTTGTGATCATCATAAGTTATATCGATATTAAAAATAATGTTCGTAGCCATTGGCTCGATTTCGCTTTGTTTTTTGTTACAGGTATTATTGGCTTGCTCTTGTGTTTTCTTTGGTTTTTAACAGACCATTCGGCCACTGCTGGTAATTTTAATATTTTATGGGCCTTTCCTTTAAATGGCATAGCCGCTTTTTATTTGTTGCGAAAAAAAACATTACCCAGCTGGATGCCCAAATATATTTTGGCACTATTGGGCTTGTTGATTTTGACCCTTTTATTTTGGATGGTTGGTATCCAAGTGTTCAGCCCGCTGATTTTACCCATTTTAATAGCACTTGGTATTCGATATTTTTTAATTTATAAAAAGACGAGAACAGCCCTAAAAACAAACAAAGCATGA
- a CDS encoding CDP-alcohol phosphatidyltransferase family protein: MKKHIPNFITLLNVLCGCVAAVFAVLNKLEVAALFVLLGIIFDFFDGLAARVLNVRSELGLQLDSLADVITSGLVPGIVMFQLLGMSRTGGWNADFSSGSWNLLAWDDVTLSILPFFGFVITMASAYRLAKFNLDENQVSSFIGLPTPANALLILSLPLILLYHNNNFLNGVILNQWFLVGLTILSAFLLNSKIELFALKFSNWSFKDNALRYIFIILCIVLLATLKFLAVPAIIAFYVLSSMIGNTGKKNKRNETS; the protein is encoded by the coding sequence ATGAAAAAGCATATCCCTAACTTTATTACACTTTTAAACGTGCTTTGTGGATGTGTAGCTGCCGTATTCGCTGTTTTGAACAAGCTGGAAGTCGCTGCTTTATTTGTGTTGTTGGGCATAATTTTTGATTTTTTTGATGGCCTGGCCGCAAGAGTATTGAACGTTAGGAGCGAATTGGGCCTACAATTGGATTCCCTGGCCGACGTAATTACCAGTGGCCTGGTACCGGGAATCGTAATGTTTCAGTTATTGGGCATGTCGCGCACCGGCGGGTGGAATGCCGATTTCTCCTCCGGTTCTTGGAATCTTTTGGCTTGGGATGATGTGACCTTGTCTATTTTACCCTTTTTTGGGTTTGTCATCACTATGGCGTCTGCATACAGGCTGGCAAAATTTAATCTGGACGAAAATCAGGTTTCATCGTTCATAGGTTTGCCTACACCTGCCAATGCCTTATTGATTCTTTCCTTGCCTTTGATTCTTTTATACCATAACAATAATTTTTTAAACGGAGTAATCCTAAATCAATGGTTTTTGGTTGGGCTGACAATTTTAAGTGCCTTTTTGCTGAATTCCAAAATTGAACTTTTCGCCCTAAAATTCTCGAATTGGAGCTTTAAGGATAATGCTTTGCGCTACATCTTTATAATTCTTTGTATCGTGCTTTTGGCGACCTTAAAGTTTTTGGCCGTTCCAGCGATAATTGCATTTTATGTTTTAAGCTCTATGATCGGTAATACGGGCAAAAAAAATAAAAGAAATGAAACCTCCTGA
- a CDS encoding DUF4198 domain-containing protein, with protein MHRSTKTFFLVIAFVTLSSHELFLKSDSHFLSPNSTSEIYLLNGTFDKSENSITRDRIINAKIIGPDYLYEPTDGDYSDENNITYLKFKTGETGSYVAGISTLPRMLEMTASDFNAYLDHEGLANTLADRKKDGSIEKGAKEKYSKHVKSLLQVGDQRTDHYMAQLNYPIEFIPLNNPFAMKVGDSISFQLLSSGKPLANQTVHYSTSVPGKDAHENESSTQTNEEGVLTISPDKAGKWYVATIHMVKSTEKGVDYESNWATLTFEIK; from the coding sequence ATGCATAGATCAACGAAGACCTTTTTTTTGGTAATAGCATTTGTCACGCTATCATCCCATGAGCTTTTTTTGAAATCGGATTCGCATTTTTTGTCGCCCAATAGCACTTCTGAAATCTATTTGTTGAACGGTACTTTTGATAAGAGCGAAAACAGTATTACCCGGGATAGGATTATAAACGCCAAAATCATTGGGCCCGATTATTTGTATGAACCAACTGATGGTGATTATTCCGATGAGAACAACATCACCTATTTAAAGTTTAAAACCGGGGAGACAGGAAGTTATGTTGCAGGAATATCTACCTTGCCCAGAATGCTAGAAATGACCGCTTCCGATTTTAATGCATACTTGGATCACGAGGGGTTGGCAAATACCTTGGCCGATAGAAAAAAGGATGGAAGTATAGAAAAAGGTGCCAAAGAAAAATATTCCAAACACGTAAAAAGTCTTTTACAGGTGGGTGATCAAAGAACGGACCACTATATGGCCCAATTGAATTACCCCATTGAATTCATTCCCTTGAACAACCCATTTGCTATGAAAGTTGGTGACAGTATCTCTTTTCAGCTTTTAAGTTCGGGCAAACCGCTTGCCAATCAAACCGTACATTACAGTACTTCGGTACCCGGTAAAGATGCCCACGAAAATGAGAGTTCTACCCAGACCAACGAAGAAGGTGTTTTAACAATCTCACCCGATAAAGCCGGTAAATGGTATGTGGCCACAATACATATGGTGAAAAGTACCGAAAAAGGGGTGGATTATGAATCCAACTGGGCAACCTTGACTTTTGAGATCAAATAG
- the lptB gene encoding LPS export ABC transporter ATP-binding protein, whose translation MKLSAHNIMKSYRGRKVVKGISLEVNQGEIVGLLGPNGAGKTTSFYMIVGLIKPNGGQIFLDDMEITNFPMYKRAQNGIGYLAQEASIFRKLSIEKNILSVLQLTKLSKKEQHMKMESLIEEFGLGHIRKNRGDLLSGGERRRTEIARALATDPKFILLDEPFAGVDPVAVEDIQRIVAQLKNKNIGILITDHNVQETLAITERSYLMFEGGILKYGVPEDLAADEMVRKVYLGQNFELRKKKLDF comes from the coding sequence ATGAAGCTTAGCGCACATAATATCATGAAGTCCTACCGAGGACGAAAAGTAGTAAAAGGAATTTCTTTAGAGGTAAATCAAGGAGAAATCGTTGGCCTCCTTGGCCCCAATGGTGCTGGAAAGACCACTTCTTTTTATATGATCGTGGGATTGATAAAACCCAACGGCGGACAAATTTTTCTTGACGATATGGAAATCACCAATTTCCCCATGTACAAGAGAGCTCAAAATGGTATCGGATATTTGGCGCAGGAAGCATCTATTTTCAGAAAACTAAGTATCGAAAAAAATATTTTAAGCGTACTTCAACTTACCAAACTCAGCAAAAAAGAGCAGCACATGAAAATGGAATCGCTCATAGAAGAGTTTGGCCTGGGCCATATTCGAAAGAATAGAGGTGATTTACTTTCCGGCGGGGAAAGAAGACGTACCGAAATTGCCCGTGCCTTGGCAACGGATCCAAAGTTCATATTATTGGACGAGCCTTTTGCAGGTGTAGACCCGGTCGCCGTTGAGGATATACAACGTATCGTGGCCCAACTTAAAAACAAGAATATCGGCATTTTGATTACCGACCACAACGTTCAGGAAACACTGGCGATTACAGAACGTTCATACTTGATGTTCGAAGGTGGAATTCTAAAATATGGCGTTCCCGAAGATTTGGCGGCGGACGAAATGGTGCGCAAAGTATATCTTGGGCAAAATTTTGAACTACGAAAAAAGAAACTCGATTTTTAG
- a CDS encoding carboxymuconolactone decarboxylase family protein — translation MSDAVEEFNAYRSKMNDKLLSNDNKVIKRIFNLDTNAFAEGALDVKTKELLGLVASAVLRCDDCVKYHLESSHSQGVSKQEVMETLSIATLIGGTIVIPHLRRAYEYWELLEQKEG, via the coding sequence ATGTCCGACGCAGTTGAAGAATTTAATGCCTATCGTTCCAAAATGAACGATAAGCTACTATCAAACGATAACAAGGTTATCAAAAGAATATTTAATCTAGATACCAACGCTTTTGCCGAAGGTGCCTTGGATGTAAAGACCAAAGAATTATTGGGGCTGGTTGCCTCTGCGGTATTGCGTTGCGATGACTGTGTAAAATATCATTTAGAGAGTTCCCATAGCCAAGGGGTAAGCAAACAAGAAGTTATGGAAACCTTAAGTATTGCAACGCTCATAGGGGGTACCATTGTGATTCCGCATTTACGAAGAGCATACGAATATTGGGAACTACTGGAACAAAAAGAAGGTTAA